The sequence CGGCAGCCGCTTCCTCGTACGTACGGGGGCGAAACCGTACGGCGGTGGTCGGGGCGGTGCGGCCCCAGCCGGTCAAGGACACCGTGTCGACGGACATGCCCGTGACCGTAGCCCCGGGCGTATCGTCCGGGAAAACCTATTCGTACCCTTTGTTACACCACTCACCGGAACGGGTGATGGAGAGCGTGTCACCGGGGCGGGGAGCAGGCCTTCCGGACGAGTCCGGAAGAGTCCGCGGTGCGGCCCGCAGGTTTTCCGGGCCCGGGAGGGTACGCGTACGTTCATGGACTGGCTCAAGAAACTCCCCGTCGTCGGGCCGCTCGTCTCCCGGCTGATGGAGACGCACGCCTGGCGCTCCTACGAGCGGCTGGACCGGGTCCACTGGGCCAGGCTCGCCGCCGCGATCACCTTCATCAGCTTCCTGGCGCTCTTCCCGCTGATCGCGGTCGGCGCGGCGATCGCGGCCGCGCTGCTGAGCGACAAGCAGCTGGACACCATCGAGGAGAAGCTCGCCGAGCAGGTGCCGGGCATCTCCGACCAGCTCGGCATCGACGGTCTGGTGGCCAACGCGGGCACGGTCGGTCTGGTGGCCGGTGCGCTGCTGCTGTTCACCGGTGTCGGCTGGATCGGATCGATGCGGGAGTGCCTGCGCGCGGTCTGGGAGCTGGACGATGTCCAGGAGGCCAACCCGGTCGTCGCCAAGCTCAAGGACGCCGTGCTGCTGGTCGGCCTCGGCGGAGCGGCGCTCGCCACCCTGGCGGTCTCCACGGTCGGGACGACCGCCGTCGGCTGGACCGCCGACCAGCTCGGCATCCCCGAAGGCGGCGCGGGCGGCATCCTGCTCCGGCTGGCGGCCCTGGTGGTCGCGGTCATCGCCGACTTCCTGCTGATCCTCTACCTGCTGACGCTGCTGCCCGGGGTGGAGCCGCCCCGGCGCCGGCTGGTCGTCGCGGCCCTGATCGGCGCGATCGGCTTCGAACTGCTCAAGCTGCTGCTCGGCAGCTATATGAAGGGGGTCGCGGGCAAGAGCATGTACGGCGCGTTCGGCGTGCCGATCGCGCTGCTCCTGTGGATCAACTTCTCCGCGAAACTGCTGCTGTTCTGCGCCGCCTGGACCGCGACCGGCTCCAAGGCGGAGGAGGGCGTGGGCCGGACGGAGGACGCACCGGAGACCGGCACGGGGGATGCCCCCGGCGCCGTCGCACCGGGCGGCTCCACCCGCGCCTAGGACTTCTCGGCCGGGCCGGTCGATTCGGTCGTCGCCTCTACCGCAGGCTTCGCCTCGACCGCAGCCTTCGGCTCGCCCGCATCGCCGGCGTCGCCCGCATCGGTCGGCGTGGCGGGCTCGCCCACGGCGCCCGCGTCGCCCGTGGCCGGCGTACGGCGGCCAAGACCCGCCAGCGGCCAGCGGCGGTTCACCAGGAACACCCCGGCCGCCAGGAGCACCAGCACGCCGCCGACGATCGCCAGCGCGATCCCGACCCCGCCGGAGCCCTGCCCGGCCGCCGCCGCGTGCGCGGCCTTCGCCTGGCCGCCGGAGCCCTGGTCCGCCCCGGCGGCCGGCTGCGCGCCCTTGCCGCCGGAGATGGTGCCCGCGCCGGTGTCCACCGACTTCGGCGGCACCAGCGAGCCCACCGGCCGCACCTTGCCGCTCGCGGCGAAGCCCCAGTCCAGGAGGTGGGCGGCCTCCTTGTAGACGGCGTGGCTCTCGTCCGCCGACGGGTGCATCACCGTGACCAGCAGCACCCGGCCGTCGCGCTCGGCGACACCGGTGAAGGTGTTGCCCGCGTGGGTGGTGTAGCCGTTCTTGACGCCCGCGATGCCCTTGTACGGGTCGACGCCGTTGTCCCCGGTGATCAGCCGGTTGGTGTTCTGGATCTCGAAGGTCTCGCGCTTCTTCCCCTTCTTCTTCTCGCCGGGGAAGTCGGCGGAGGCCGTCGCCGCGTACTCGCGGAAGTCCTTCTTCTGC is a genomic window of Streptomyces sp. SID8374 containing:
- a CDS encoding YihY/virulence factor BrkB family protein, translated to MDWLKKLPVVGPLVSRLMETHAWRSYERLDRVHWARLAAAITFISFLALFPLIAVGAAIAAALLSDKQLDTIEEKLAEQVPGISDQLGIDGLVANAGTVGLVAGALLLFTGVGWIGSMRECLRAVWELDDVQEANPVVAKLKDAVLLVGLGGAALATLAVSTVGTTAVGWTADQLGIPEGGAGGILLRLAALVVAVIADFLLILYLLTLLPGVEPPRRRLVVAALIGAIGFELLKLLLGSYMKGVAGKSMYGAFGVPIALLLWINFSAKLLLFCAAWTATGSKAEEGVGRTEDAPETGTGDAPGAVAPGGSTRA
- a CDS encoding D-alanyl-D-alanine carboxypeptidase, with protein sequence MPALKKIALTVASAAVLSTLVLAPASAAEKDKEKDKEPVPNHIMSSVGGEQLSMNGTQVNLGPGAPVLPKGLTARSWIVADAENGQVLAAHNSHWRLPPASTLKMLFADTVLPALQPTSLTHTVKESDLAGVGEGSSLVGVKEDHTYTVHDLWLGVFLRSGNDAVHVLSEMYGGIPQTVTAMQKHAEELQALDTTVVSPDGYDAPGQVSSAYDLTLIARSGMQKKDFREYAATASADFPGEKKKGKKRETFEIQNTNRLITGDNGVDPYKGIAGVKNGYTTHAGNTFTGVAERDGRVLLVTVMHPSADESHAVYKEAAHLLDWGFAASGKVRPVGSLVPPKSVDTGAGTISGGKGAQPAAGADQGSGGQAKAAHAAAAGQGSGGVGIALAIVGGVLVLLAAGVFLVNRRWPLAGLGRRTPATGDAGAVGEPATPTDAGDAGDAGEPKAAVEAKPAVEATTESTGPAEKS